From the Brevibacillus choshinensis genome, one window contains:
- the pfkB gene encoding 1-phosphofructokinase → MIYTVTMNPSIDYHVWIKTMVEGTIHQAQKEWKTAGGKGINVSKVLRNLGSVSVALGFVGGFTGSFIRQQLDQDGIEHRFIPVTQDSRMNIKIKAERETDLSGVSPLIPKVAINELMDQLDHLTSDDFLVLAGSVPASVPADIYRIIMQRMNQLGVRVILDAKGAALDNALAERPFLIKPNHYELGELFGASVETTEEAVHYGRRALDLGATNVIVSMAGQGAVFVNREKAFAAQFPKQQAVNSIGAGDSMVAGFLYAYTRGQQVKEAFQLAVAAGSTTAISEGFCTPEKIEAFLPHITITEL, encoded by the coding sequence ATGATATACACAGTAACCATGAACCCTTCTATCGACTATCACGTTTGGATCAAGACAATGGTAGAGGGTACCATCCACCAAGCGCAAAAAGAGTGGAAGACTGCTGGAGGAAAAGGGATCAATGTCTCCAAAGTATTGCGCAATTTGGGGAGCGTCAGCGTCGCACTCGGTTTCGTAGGAGGTTTCACAGGCTCATTTATTCGACAACAGCTCGATCAGGACGGAATCGAGCATCGTTTCATCCCTGTTACGCAAGATTCGCGTATGAATATCAAGATTAAGGCAGAGCGTGAGACAGATCTGAGCGGCGTTTCTCCTCTCATTCCAAAAGTAGCGATAAATGAGCTCATGGATCAGTTGGATCATCTGACGAGCGATGATTTTCTCGTGTTGGCGGGGAGTGTTCCCGCAAGTGTGCCAGCAGATATTTACCGTATCATTATGCAGCGGATGAACCAATTGGGTGTCCGCGTCATTCTCGATGCGAAAGGAGCTGCGTTGGACAACGCTCTAGCTGAGAGACCATTTTTGATCAAACCCAACCACTATGAGCTTGGGGAACTATTTGGAGCTAGCGTGGAGACGACGGAAGAAGCTGTTCACTATGGAAGACGAGCATTGGATTTGGGAGCGACCAACGTCATCGTTTCAATGGCTGGGCAGGGGGCTGTGTTTGTCAATCGTGAGAAAGCGTTCGCTGCTCAGTTCCCCAAACAACAGGCAGTTAATTCGATTGGTGCGGGGGATTCGATGGTAGCTGGATTCCTGTATGCGTATACACGTGGTCAGCAAGTAAAGGAAGCCTTTCAGCTTGCTGTCGCGGCGGGCAGTACGACAGCCATTTCAGAAGGGTTTTGCACACCGGAGAAAATCGAGGCGTTTTTACCGCACATCACGATAACAGAGTTGTAA
- a CDS encoding SWIM zinc finger family protein gives MLQRELTREQAVQTGEQLLVFAEGSIIERGYSYFSDGVVFNTRVEKGKLLTSDVQGSQVYHVELDLEDIQNSTCTCPYTRLCKHMAATFFQMYSVFENPRHYLTRAQQPRRAKFSPAMLVPAYKNLSLPSPQEGTAVQSPLKPDSPVHEWWTFLENWTRNLPSAMETYRASSELLSSYQNILGVAAAWPPARAQLFTVYANVFHLLKLQDFVKTNRQSYWFQDLSQTAERLLEQLEGTLFYMDIDDLREHHHELLEQTMLTVKKMKDTESTALYWTFAYQLLWWNLLQVSDWIQAEIKDLDQRIQDPSTATSAKEVYRLLRAHFYVMEGADDAAIHTWRSNSRLSLSFYLPYLKMFARNEDWPRFLAWTEALQSLIGSADPQNYQLVAAIWQEAMERVGRGEECGAMLKQFLPSSFHEYAAYLYEQKQFRQWIDLQMSYQVPITEVLTVQFKEMEDTHPTLLFPLYLREVNRLIAERNRSAYKEAIKLLKKIRTAYSKANQEARWERYVDQLGAKHNRLRAFQEELKRGNLNL, from the coding sequence ATGTTGCAAAGAGAACTGACACGGGAACAAGCGGTGCAGACAGGAGAGCAGCTCCTCGTTTTTGCCGAGGGATCGATTATCGAACGAGGCTACTCCTACTTTTCAGATGGAGTGGTCTTTAACACCCGTGTAGAAAAGGGGAAGTTGCTGACAAGTGATGTACAAGGCTCGCAGGTGTATCATGTCGAGTTGGATCTGGAGGACATCCAGAACAGCACGTGTACATGTCCTTACACTCGACTGTGCAAACATATGGCTGCTACATTCTTTCAGATGTACAGCGTCTTTGAGAACCCTCGTCACTATCTGACCCGTGCCCAACAGCCGAGACGAGCGAAGTTCTCTCCTGCCATGCTCGTACCTGCCTATAAAAATTTGTCTCTACCAAGTCCGCAGGAAGGCACAGCCGTGCAATCACCACTGAAACCAGACAGCCCTGTTCATGAATGGTGGACGTTCCTGGAAAACTGGACACGGAATCTCCCCTCTGCGATGGAGACGTATCGGGCATCATCAGAGTTATTATCCAGCTATCAAAATATCCTCGGAGTTGCGGCTGCATGGCCGCCTGCGCGCGCGCAGCTCTTTACGGTATATGCCAATGTATTCCACCTGTTAAAGCTGCAGGATTTTGTAAAAACAAATCGCCAGTCCTACTGGTTCCAAGACTTGTCCCAAACCGCAGAGCGTCTTTTAGAGCAGCTGGAAGGGACACTCTTCTACATGGACATCGATGATCTGCGAGAACACCATCATGAGCTATTGGAACAGACGATGCTTACGGTCAAAAAGATGAAGGACACGGAATCGACCGCCCTCTATTGGACGTTTGCCTACCAGCTCCTCTGGTGGAATCTGTTACAGGTATCCGACTGGATTCAAGCAGAGATCAAGGACCTCGACCAAAGAATACAGGATCCATCGACAGCTACTTCTGCGAAAGAAGTATACAGGCTGCTACGTGCACATTTTTATGTGATGGAGGGTGCTGATGATGCTGCCATTCATACCTGGCGCTCAAACAGCCGTCTGTCTCTCTCCTTCTACTTGCCTTATTTGAAAATGTTCGCTCGCAACGAAGACTGGCCGCGCTTTCTAGCTTGGACGGAAGCTCTACAGTCGCTAATTGGCAGCGCTGATCCGCAAAACTACCAGCTTGTCGCAGCCATCTGGCAAGAAGCGATGGAAAGAGTCGGACGAGGGGAAGAATGTGGAGCGATGCTGAAACAGTTTTTACCTAGCAGCTTTCACGAATACGCTGCGTATTTGTATGAGCAAAAACAGTTTCGCCAATGGATTGATCTGCAAATGTCTTATCAAGTGCCCATTACAGAAGTACTCACGGTTCAGTTTAAAGAAATGGAAGATACTCATCCTACCCTGCTATTCCCGCTCTATTTACGTGAAGTGAATCGCCTGATCGCTGAACGCAATCGATCTGCGTACAAAGAAGCGATCAAATTGTTAAAGAAAATACGTACCGCCTATAGCAAAGCGAACCAAGAAGCTCGTTGGGAACGCTACGTGGATCAATTGGGTGCAAAGCATAACCGATTGCGCGCTTTCCAGGAGGAGCTAAAGAGAGGAAATCTGAATCTATGA
- the pxpB gene encoding 5-oxoprolinase subunit PxpB, protein MQNYEFFPLGDSGVVVKLGEVIDLSTHEKVKKLSAYLQDDPFPGMVELVPGYTTVSVYYDPVVLYDPNRDQSSHERVIEYLSEIISRAHDGNAGDPRLVEIPVCYGGEYGPDLEEVARHNGLDPDEVIRIHSEQQYLVYMIGFAPGFPYLGGLDERIATPRRSTPRTAIPKGSVGIGGSQTGVYPIVSPGGWNIIGRTAHPLFRPEDQPPSLLRSGDVVRFRPISPEAFEAQREVTS, encoded by the coding sequence TTGCAAAACTATGAGTTCTTTCCTCTAGGCGATTCAGGTGTCGTTGTCAAGCTGGGGGAAGTCATCGATCTCAGCACGCACGAAAAGGTAAAAAAGCTATCTGCTTATTTACAAGATGATCCCTTTCCCGGGATGGTAGAGCTTGTGCCGGGATATACCACAGTGTCCGTTTATTATGATCCTGTCGTTTTGTACGATCCGAACAGAGATCAAAGCTCTCATGAGAGGGTCATCGAGTATCTAAGTGAGATCATTTCTCGAGCGCATGATGGGAATGCTGGGGACCCAAGGCTCGTGGAAATCCCAGTTTGCTATGGAGGCGAGTACGGACCTGATCTGGAAGAAGTAGCGAGGCACAATGGTCTTGATCCAGACGAGGTGATCCGCATTCACTCTGAACAACAGTATTTGGTGTACATGATCGGTTTTGCACCAGGCTTTCCTTATTTGGGGGGATTGGATGAACGTATAGCGACACCGCGTCGTTCCACACCACGTACCGCGATCCCGAAAGGAAGTGTGGGGATCGGTGGTTCTCAGACGGGGGTGTATCCGATCGTCAGCCCAGGCGGATGGAATATCATTGGTCGAACAGCTCACCCTTTATTTCGTCCTGAGGACCAACCACCCAGCCTACTTCGCTCGGGGGATGTCGTTCGCTTTCGGCCTATTTCGCCAGAAGCATTTGAAGCACAAAGGGAGGTGACTTCATGA
- a CDS encoding DeoR/GlpR family DNA-binding transcription regulator, with protein MLTPERHQLILSMLKEKDTVRINELVEVTGASESTIRRDLSELEEQSFLKRVHGGASSLQHKIEKPTMLEKSVKYEREKSAIAKYAASLVNERDSIFIDAGSTTSRMVPFLPYENIVVVTNSPDIGIQLIKRNIKTFLIGGELKAATWSLVGRDAIKTIGQYRFDKCFIGTNGIDPTHGLTTPDPDEAYVKQLALQCSNLRYVLSDSHKFNRVTFAKMGDLSDVTIVTDEGLNEEDQLIYSKLTTIKVVKS; from the coding sequence ATGCTTACTCCTGAACGGCATCAACTCATTTTATCCATGCTAAAAGAGAAAGATACGGTTCGCATCAACGAACTGGTAGAAGTAACGGGAGCGTCAGAGTCCACCATACGTCGGGACTTGAGCGAGCTAGAAGAGCAATCTTTTCTGAAACGAGTACATGGGGGAGCGTCCTCCTTGCAACATAAGATCGAAAAACCAACCATGCTAGAAAAATCGGTCAAATACGAACGGGAAAAATCGGCGATCGCTAAATATGCGGCGAGCCTGGTGAACGAACGCGACTCGATTTTTATCGATGCAGGCTCAACAACCTCGCGTATGGTTCCATTTTTGCCCTACGAGAATATCGTGGTGGTCACGAATAGCCCGGACATCGGAATTCAATTGATCAAGCGAAACATCAAAACGTTTCTCATTGGTGGTGAATTGAAAGCGGCTACATGGTCGTTGGTGGGACGTGATGCGATCAAAACAATTGGACAGTATCGTTTTGATAAATGCTTCATCGGTACGAATGGGATTGATCCAACGCATGGTCTGACGACACCGGACCCAGATGAGGCGTATGTCAAACAATTGGCCTTGCAATGTTCCAACCTCCGTTATGTTTTGTCTGACTCGCACAAATTCAATCGCGTGACTTTCGCAAAAATGGGAGATCTCTCGGATGTAACGATCGTCACTGATGAAGGACTGAATGAGGAAGACCAGCTCATCTACAGCAAATTAACGACCATAAAAGTGGTGAAATCATGA
- the pcp gene encoding pyroglutamyl-peptidase I yields MKTILVTGFDPFGGETLNPAWESVKRLKEGSSTDYKVEVRQIPTVFDKSLKYLKEAIKETSPDIVFCIGQAGGRPDITIERVAINVNDARIPDNEGSQPIDTEVVEGGPVAYWSTLPIKAIVKELREKGVPASVSQTAGTFVCNHIFYGLMHTISTLNPSIRGGFIHIPYLPEQAARLVGQPSMAVETIVQGLRVAIEAALAHEQDIVLTGGQIS; encoded by the coding sequence TTGAAAACGATACTTGTAACTGGATTCGACCCATTTGGAGGAGAAACCCTGAATCCTGCCTGGGAATCGGTCAAGCGGCTCAAGGAAGGTTCATCAACTGACTACAAAGTGGAAGTCAGACAGATTCCTACTGTCTTTGACAAATCACTGAAATATCTAAAAGAAGCGATTAAGGAAACGAGTCCCGACATCGTGTTCTGTATTGGACAAGCTGGAGGTCGACCAGACATCACGATCGAGCGCGTGGCGATCAACGTAAATGATGCTCGCATCCCTGACAATGAAGGCAGTCAGCCTATTGATACAGAGGTCGTGGAAGGAGGGCCAGTCGCTTACTGGTCGACCCTTCCGATCAAAGCGATCGTCAAGGAACTACGGGAAAAAGGAGTCCCTGCTTCCGTATCACAAACTGCCGGAACGTTTGTCTGCAACCATATTTTTTACGGTTTGATGCATACGATCTCCACCTTGAATCCATCCATCCGGGGGGGATTCATCCATATTCCTTATTTGCCGGAACAGGCAGCGCGGTTGGTTGGTCAGCCGAGTATGGCAGTGGAGACGATTGTGCAAGGATTACGTGTGGCTATCGAAGCTGCACTTGCTCATGAACAAGATATCGTGTTGACTGGTGGACAAATCAGTTGA
- a CDS encoding DEAD/DEAH box helicase, whose translation MTTVTTLVLAAEILADGRFLITGTGSHGEAIDPEHLAGVLFAWDEKSYFGTFLEKSEQGLLLSPSEALSFFATPTWLEHMVYKPDHAFSSYQETALAIHEALAAGLITPDFAQWKAGHYGWKLLNSPADYPVFGNKWLSLALEDLLFSRSEVGLAWDQLLTQYPALTITGSDLSPHLEEREWLQTIGWLPDLTPFRTCLRLVEAEDSFGEWLLSVYLQDREEPDRLFLIEEDLDSPEGYTPVGIPSDWLEHWERFLHDIHKCRDILPWETQPSDQPILNSRLSNEQAWTFLTASSLLLVQAGIHVFLPAWWEQVRRVRPKLKAKVTSSVGSSRQSFLGISQVMDFEWKLALGPVELSEDEFEQLIKQKQRLLKIRGHWVQLTPDLFMQLQETLKKSKGKNALTFRDVMKMHLTAPVELEEDSEDDEEVDSYPLSVEVELNQHLLQLMHQLQETKEIPILEQPPTFRGTLRKYQLEGSSWLLFLRRFGLGACLADDMGLGKTVQYITYLLHLQQDGSSGTPSLLICPTSVIGNWQKELERFAPSLKVFIHYGNARQKKEDFLPAIADADLVITSYALSHLDEKELSMVTWNTICLDEAQNIKNAYTKQASAVRDLNAWHRIALTGTPIENRLSELWSIFDFLNPGYLGSLGEFARRFVHPIERDQDQSLIQQVQRLIQPFLLRRVKTDPHIQLDLPEKNEGKEYVPLTAEQGALYETAIQEMFARMENTSPMERRGLILTTLSRLKQLCDHPALILGEIVTRDEASRSHKLERLLELIGDIRQKGERCLIFTQYIEMGNMLQRVLTREGYGPVFFLNGSTKKEARDDMIARFQDETLPDQERGAIFILSLRAGGTGLNLTEANHVVHYDRWWNPAVENQATDRAHRIGQSKNVQVYKFISLGTIEERIDEMMERKLTLSQQIVGSGESWITELSTTELRELFALRHDWLDTKG comes from the coding sequence ATGACCACTGTCACTACGCTGGTTCTCGCCGCGGAAATTTTGGCAGACGGGCGTTTTTTGATCACCGGAACGGGCTCCCATGGAGAAGCGATCGACCCTGAGCATTTGGCAGGAGTCCTGTTTGCCTGGGATGAAAAATCGTATTTTGGAACGTTCCTGGAGAAATCTGAACAAGGATTGCTCCTGAGTCCGTCTGAGGCTCTTTCCTTTTTTGCCACTCCTACCTGGCTCGAGCACATGGTTTACAAGCCCGATCATGCGTTTTCAAGCTACCAGGAGACTGCGCTCGCGATTCACGAGGCTCTCGCAGCAGGGCTCATTACCCCTGACTTTGCGCAATGGAAAGCGGGCCATTATGGCTGGAAGCTGCTCAACTCTCCGGCCGACTATCCCGTGTTTGGCAACAAATGGCTTTCACTCGCACTAGAGGATCTGCTGTTCTCCAGGAGCGAAGTGGGTCTCGCATGGGATCAGTTGTTGACTCAGTATCCAGCACTGACGATCACAGGCTCTGATCTGTCCCCTCACTTGGAAGAGCGCGAATGGCTACAAACAATCGGATGGCTCCCAGACCTCACCCCGTTTCGTACCTGTCTGCGGTTAGTTGAGGCCGAAGACAGCTTTGGTGAATGGTTGCTCTCTGTCTATTTGCAAGATCGTGAAGAACCAGACCGCCTCTTCCTTATCGAGGAGGATCTGGATTCTCCTGAAGGTTATACGCCTGTTGGCATTCCATCAGACTGGCTGGAGCATTGGGAGCGCTTCTTGCACGATATTCACAAATGTCGGGACATCTTGCCTTGGGAGACCCAGCCATCGGACCAACCTATCTTGAACTCTCGACTCTCAAACGAGCAAGCTTGGACGTTTTTGACAGCCAGCAGCTTATTGCTTGTCCAAGCCGGGATTCATGTCTTTTTACCTGCCTGGTGGGAACAAGTCCGACGTGTCAGACCGAAGCTAAAAGCAAAGGTCACCTCTTCTGTCGGCTCGAGCAGGCAGTCGTTTCTGGGTATTTCGCAAGTGATGGATTTTGAATGGAAGCTCGCGTTAGGACCCGTCGAACTCAGTGAAGACGAATTTGAACAACTGATCAAACAGAAGCAAAGACTCTTGAAAATACGCGGACATTGGGTGCAGCTGACTCCTGATTTGTTTATGCAACTACAGGAAACGTTGAAAAAGTCAAAGGGGAAAAACGCCCTTACATTCCGCGATGTTATGAAAATGCATTTGACAGCACCTGTTGAACTGGAAGAGGACTCAGAAGATGATGAGGAAGTCGATTCCTATCCCCTTTCTGTAGAAGTAGAGTTAAATCAGCACTTGCTGCAACTCATGCATCAGCTACAAGAAACCAAAGAAATCCCGATATTGGAGCAGCCTCCTACGTTCCGAGGGACACTTCGTAAATACCAGCTGGAAGGCAGCTCGTGGCTGTTATTCCTGCGTAGATTTGGGTTGGGTGCTTGTCTGGCAGACGATATGGGGCTAGGGAAAACGGTTCAGTACATCACGTATTTACTCCATTTGCAGCAAGATGGCAGCTCAGGTACTCCCTCGTTGTTGATCTGCCCTACTTCTGTTATCGGCAACTGGCAAAAAGAACTGGAACGATTCGCGCCTTCACTAAAGGTGTTTATTCATTACGGAAACGCGAGGCAAAAGAAGGAAGATTTCTTGCCTGCGATTGCTGACGCGGATTTGGTCATTACATCCTATGCCTTGTCCCATTTGGATGAGAAAGAGCTATCGATGGTCACGTGGAATACGATCTGTCTGGATGAAGCCCAAAACATAAAAAACGCCTATACCAAACAGGCGTCAGCTGTACGCGATTTGAATGCGTGGCATCGGATCGCCCTGACGGGTACCCCGATTGAAAACCGCCTGAGCGAGCTATGGTCCATCTTTGACTTTTTAAACCCTGGATATTTAGGAAGTCTAGGCGAATTCGCGAGACGATTTGTGCACCCCATCGAACGAGATCAGGATCAGAGTCTCATTCAGCAGGTCCAACGTTTGATTCAGCCCTTTTTACTTCGTCGCGTAAAGACCGACCCGCATATCCAGCTCGACCTGCCCGAAAAGAATGAGGGCAAAGAGTACGTGCCACTAACGGCCGAGCAAGGTGCTTTGTACGAGACGGCCATTCAAGAGATGTTTGCACGAATGGAAAACACCAGCCCGATGGAACGGCGAGGACTTATCCTTACTACCCTTTCGCGTCTCAAGCAGCTCTGTGATCATCCCGCGCTGATTCTGGGTGAGATCGTCACGAGGGATGAGGCGAGTCGTTCTCACAAGCTGGAGCGTCTGTTGGAGCTGATCGGAGATATCCGGCAAAAAGGGGAACGTTGTCTAATCTTCACTCAATATATCGAGATGGGCAACATGCTGCAGCGCGTGCTCACTCGTGAAGGCTACGGTCCGGTCTTCTTTTTGAACGGATCTACCAAAAAGGAAGCTCGTGACGACATGATCGCACGTTTCCAAGACGAAACTTTGCCTGATCAAGAACGTGGCGCCATCTTTATCCTGTCTCTGCGGGCTGGCGGTACCGGATTGAACCTGACCGAAGCGAATCACGTCGTTCACTATGATCGCTGGTGGAATCCTGCAGTCGAGAATCAGGCGACCGACCGCGCCCACAGGATCGGGCAAAGCAAGAATGTGCAAGTGTATAAATTCATCTCACTCGGAACGATCGAGGAACGAATCGATGAGATGATGGAAAGAAAACTGACGCTCAGTCAGCAAATCGTGGGAAGTGGTGAGTCGTGGATTACAGAGCTCTCAACCACGGAGTTACGTGAACTGTTCGCCCTCCGCCATGATTGGCTTG
- a CDS encoding DUF4855 domain-containing protein codes for MSPYPSLEKGQVDQLFLAYTGYSIGSDGTPHYQFWEMTDFLPLLTHTDSKTGCVDGTMFSDFLFLALGILNESGEGRHLTRNEKAPANWNEWVRYLDELFLCNRNLDALCQAVQRSCLSTTNVWIALPYPNPQIFSNDLRRVQAVVDWMCLFLATWSNSHLKCCLRLQGFYWLQESLYEHGGNYDDRFVIAEVNQQIHTCKMDGTLFKSIWIPYQQARGWSEWRSLGFDLAFLQPNAYFNPQRSIRESAASAYTYGMGVEIEFDLAVTYDQAKRERLLAYLRKGTTGGTDAQGRYFGPYQFESPLAWYTGGWFFGKNGRKQAMVSLYQSNDPLYDIIFRYLNGINEL; via the coding sequence TTGTCTCCTTATCCTTCTCTGGAAAAAGGGCAGGTGGACCAACTGTTCCTCGCTTATACAGGCTATAGCATCGGATCTGATGGCACACCTCACTATCAATTTTGGGAAATGACTGACTTTCTCCCCCTCCTGACCCATACGGATTCGAAGACAGGCTGCGTCGACGGAACCATGTTCAGCGATTTTCTTTTTCTCGCTCTCGGAATTCTCAATGAATCTGGCGAAGGCCGACACTTGACACGGAATGAAAAAGCACCTGCGAACTGGAACGAATGGGTTCGTTACCTCGATGAACTATTTCTGTGCAATAGAAATCTGGATGCACTCTGTCAAGCGGTACAACGCTCCTGCCTTTCCACTACAAATGTATGGATCGCTCTCCCCTACCCCAATCCGCAAATCTTTTCGAATGATCTTCGCCGCGTACAAGCCGTCGTAGACTGGATGTGTCTATTCCTTGCGACTTGGTCGAACAGTCATCTGAAATGCTGCTTGCGTTTGCAAGGCTTCTATTGGCTACAAGAGAGCCTATATGAGCACGGCGGTAATTACGATGACCGTTTTGTCATCGCGGAGGTGAATCAGCAGATTCATACATGCAAGATGGATGGCACGCTATTCAAATCGATCTGGATTCCTTACCAACAAGCTCGGGGTTGGAGCGAATGGCGTTCTTTAGGCTTTGATCTAGCCTTTCTCCAGCCAAATGCCTACTTCAATCCGCAACGCAGTATTCGTGAATCGGCAGCGTCCGCCTACACATACGGGATGGGTGTAGAAATCGAGTTTGATTTGGCTGTCACCTACGATCAAGCAAAACGGGAGCGATTACTTGCGTATTTACGTAAAGGGACAACTGGCGGGACAGATGCGCAGGGACGATACTTTGGCCCCTACCAATTTGAATCTCCACTCGCCTGGTATACCGGTGGCTGGTTCTTCGGAAAAAATGGCAGAAAGCAAGCGATGGTGAGCTTGTATCAGTCAAACGACCCACTTTATGACATCATTTTTCGTTATCTAAATGGAATCAACGAATTGTAG
- a CDS encoding 5-oxoprolinase subunit C family protein, producing the protein MSVEIIQPGVCTTVQDMGRYGYQQHGVIVGGAMDSFAMRMANMLVGNQPKDAVLELTLKGPSLLFHEDLLIAVCGGDFAPVIDGKRVASNRAVWIKRGSTLQFSHVKQGCRAYLAAAGGWDVPVVMESRSTNFRAGFGGFEGRMLRAKDLLKTNAPGEYSRFLASKLAKQAGSDSFVQADWYVPKAMFTYLRNEMVRVIRGEQYDDFTAQSCRQFWEQSFHVSPQSDRMGYRLAGPQLSLSSPMELTSEGVTTGTIQVPPSGQPIVLLADRQTIGGYPKIGYVASVDLPIFAQLKPGNVVHFQEVSVGEAQKALFDREMELRQLRVAMELTSGWR; encoded by the coding sequence ATGAGTGTAGAAATCATTCAGCCAGGTGTCTGCACGACCGTACAAGATATGGGGAGATACGGCTATCAACAGCATGGAGTCATTGTCGGAGGTGCGATGGATTCGTTTGCAATGCGCATGGCGAATATGCTTGTTGGCAATCAACCAAAGGATGCTGTACTTGAGCTGACGTTAAAAGGGCCAAGTCTCTTGTTCCATGAAGACTTGCTAATAGCGGTATGCGGGGGAGATTTTGCTCCTGTCATCGATGGTAAACGTGTTGCATCAAACCGTGCAGTATGGATAAAACGTGGCAGTACACTGCAGTTCTCCCATGTTAAACAAGGATGTCGCGCTTATCTCGCAGCCGCGGGAGGATGGGATGTACCTGTGGTGATGGAAAGCAGGAGTACGAACTTCCGCGCCGGATTTGGTGGCTTCGAAGGGAGAATGCTGCGGGCAAAAGATCTTCTGAAAACGAATGCTCCTGGGGAGTACAGCCGCTTTCTCGCTTCCAAGTTGGCCAAACAGGCAGGCTCGGATTCGTTTGTCCAAGCAGACTGGTATGTGCCGAAAGCGATGTTTACATACCTGAGGAATGAAATGGTTCGAGTCATTCGTGGGGAGCAATACGATGATTTTACTGCCCAAAGCTGTCGTCAATTTTGGGAGCAGTCTTTTCATGTCTCACCGCAATCGGATCGTATGGGCTATCGACTAGCTGGGCCGCAGTTGAGCTTGTCTTCGCCAATGGAGCTGACCTCAGAGGGGGTAACCACTGGAACCATCCAGGTACCGCCCAGTGGCCAACCGATCGTTTTGTTGGCAGACCGTCAGACAATAGGCGGATATCCCAAGATTGGATATGTTGCCAGTGTTGATTTACCGATTTTTGCTCAGCTAAAACCAGGTAATGTCGTGCATTTTCAGGAAGTCTCCGTAGGTGAGGCGCAAAAAGCGCTGTTTGACAGAGAAATGGAACTTAGACAGCTGAGAGTAGCGATGGAACTCACTAGTGGATGGAGGTAG
- a CDS encoding YitT family protein: MEGAVTSTSRRKAKKRRIVTRALTIIIGAILVSVGLEIFLVPNNIIDGGVTGLSIMLSHLTGLKLGLFLFVLNLPFLIVGYKQIGKTFAISTLFGVAVMSVGTSLLLPVPSLTHDLLLSAVFGGIIVGIGVGLVIRAGGSLDGTEIVAILLTKKSPFSVGEVVMFFNIFILGSAGFIFGWDRAMYSLIAYYIAYKMIDLTMVGLDQSRSVYIISDNPDEIGDALAAGLGRGITYLSGEGGYSGEDKKVIFCVITRLEEAKLKSIVEEIDPSAFLAIGHIHDVSGGRFKKKNIH; the protein is encoded by the coding sequence ATGGAAGGAGCAGTAACCAGCACGTCCCGCAGAAAAGCGAAAAAAAGGCGAATCGTCACTAGGGCGCTGACCATTATTATCGGCGCCATACTCGTATCAGTAGGACTGGAAATTTTCCTCGTACCCAATAACATCATCGACGGTGGAGTAACAGGGCTTTCGATCATGTTGTCTCACCTGACAGGACTCAAGCTCGGCCTGTTTCTCTTCGTTTTGAACCTTCCTTTTTTAATTGTCGGCTACAAACAGATAGGCAAAACCTTTGCCATTTCTACCTTATTCGGTGTAGCAGTTATGTCTGTAGGGACTTCATTACTGCTGCCGGTCCCTAGTCTCACTCACGATTTACTGCTATCTGCGGTGTTCGGAGGAATTATCGTGGGGATCGGTGTTGGCTTAGTCATCCGGGCAGGAGGTTCTCTGGACGGGACAGAGATTGTCGCTATTTTATTAACGAAAAAGAGTCCGTTTTCAGTGGGCGAAGTGGTGATGTTCTTCAACATCTTTATCCTGGGTAGTGCAGGGTTTATTTTTGGGTGGGACCGGGCGATGTACTCGTTGATCGCGTACTATATCGCGTACAAAATGATTGACTTGACTATGGTTGGACTCGACCAATCTCGTTCCGTCTATATCATCAGCGATAATCCTGACGAGATTGGAGATGCCTTGGCAGCAGGACTGGGACGTGGGATTACCTATCTAAGCGGAGAAGGTGGATATTCAGGCGAAGACAAGAAGGTCATTTTCTGCGTCATCACTCGTTTAGAGGAAGCCAAATTAAAGTCTATCGTAGAGGAAATCGACCCCTCTGCCTTTTTAGCGATTGGCCATATTCATGACGTGTCTGGCGGTCGTTTCAAAAAGAAAAATATCCACTAG